One genomic region from Streptomyces venezuelae encodes:
- a CDS encoding YceI family protein gives MTTAPTRTVDGVELPAAGPWKIDPGHAEVGFVGRHFMLTKVRGRFTGVEATLVIGERPEDSKVTAVIDVASVDSGDATRDEHLRSADLFDVEKYPKATFASTSVTWDGKRGTLVGDLTIKDVTRPVTLAVDYLGYARDPWGNDRTVFSAHGKVNREDWGLTWNMVLESGGILVSKEIELSLEFEAIRES, from the coding sequence ATGACCACTGCACCGACCCGTACCGTCGACGGCGTGGAACTGCCCGCCGCCGGCCCGTGGAAGATCGACCCCGGTCACGCCGAGGTCGGCTTCGTCGGGCGTCACTTCATGCTGACGAAGGTCCGCGGGCGCTTCACCGGAGTCGAGGCCACCCTCGTCATCGGTGAGCGGCCGGAGGACAGCAAGGTCACCGCGGTCATCGACGTGGCGAGCGTCGACAGCGGTGACGCCACGCGCGACGAGCACCTGCGCTCCGCGGACCTCTTCGACGTGGAGAAGTACCCGAAGGCCACCTTCGCGTCCACCTCGGTGACGTGGGACGGCAAGCGCGGCACGCTCGTCGGGGACCTGACCATCAAGGACGTCACCCGTCCGGTGACACTCGCGGTGGACTACCTCGGCTACGCGCGCGACCCGTGGGGCAACGACCGCACGGTCTTCTCCGCCCACGGCAAGGTCAACCGTGAGGACTGGGGTCTGACCTGGAACATGGTCCTGGAATCCGGCGGCATCCTCGTCTCCAAGGAGATCGAGCTGTCCCTCGAGTTCGAGGCGATCAGGGAGAGCTGA
- a CDS encoding Crp/Fnr family transcriptional regulator has protein sequence MTQFEDQVPFVARLDTEDRHALFRCGGHLAFPARQVLLREHEPSTHVLVILSGWAKVTSAAPNGYEALLALRGPGDIVGEQALLSGRPRGATVTALEAVEALAVDAERFGAMLDERPSIARKLLALTADRTRDSDRRRVQFASLAVQERLALLLLELIRTHGEESEDGVQLTAGLSQSELAGSVGASREAVARLLKQLRERGIVRTGRRGIVVVRPDALRQMARSGNG, from the coding sequence TTGACGCAGTTCGAGGACCAAGTCCCCTTCGTGGCACGCCTGGACACCGAGGACCGGCACGCGCTCTTCCGCTGCGGCGGCCATCTCGCCTTCCCCGCACGGCAGGTGCTGCTCCGCGAGCACGAGCCCTCGACCCACGTCCTCGTGATCCTCTCGGGGTGGGCCAAGGTGACCTCGGCCGCGCCCAACGGATACGAGGCGCTCCTCGCGCTCCGGGGGCCCGGCGACATCGTCGGCGAACAGGCCCTCCTCAGCGGCCGGCCGCGCGGCGCGACCGTCACCGCGCTCGAAGCCGTCGAGGCACTCGCCGTCGATGCCGAGCGGTTCGGCGCCATGCTCGACGAACGGCCCTCCATCGCCCGTAAGTTGCTCGCGCTGACCGCCGACCGCACGCGCGACAGCGACCGGCGGCGCGTGCAGTTCGCCTCGCTCGCCGTGCAGGAGCGGCTCGCCCTGCTCCTCCTCGAACTGATCCGCACCCACGGCGAGGAGTCGGAGGACGGCGTCCAGCTCACCGCAGGGCTCAGCCAGAGTGAGCTCGCGGGCTCGGTCGGGGCCTCGCGCGAGGCGGTCGCGCGCCTGCTCAAGCAGTTACGGGAGCGGGGCATCGTGCGGACCGGACGGCGCGGGATCGTCGTCGTACGGCCGGACGCACTGCGGCAGATGGCGCGTTCGGGGAACGGCTGA
- a CDS encoding Pycsar system effector family protein yields the protein MSTPAPEGGTGADQRAPHLSPGAAERLLGELRQEAVRADTKGSILVAAQGMAAAALVGVLAARGWHPTDLSGLGQVLWWAGAACFLVSLTALLMAVVPRYRTVGWQPGDPLTHFADIRGAARRGQDVLEEALRETDRAPRAAVVASLLENSRIVSIKYAWLRVGIAGFTVALVLLPGALLAG from the coding sequence ATGAGTACGCCGGCTCCCGAAGGGGGTACCGGAGCGGATCAGCGGGCCCCGCACCTGTCGCCGGGCGCGGCCGAGCGGCTCCTGGGCGAACTCCGGCAGGAGGCGGTCCGCGCCGACACCAAGGGCTCCATCCTGGTGGCGGCGCAGGGCATGGCCGCCGCCGCGCTCGTCGGCGTGCTCGCCGCGCGCGGCTGGCACCCCACCGACCTCTCGGGTCTCGGCCAGGTGCTGTGGTGGGCGGGGGCCGCGTGCTTCCTCGTCTCGCTCACGGCCCTGCTCATGGCCGTCGTACCCCGCTACCGGACCGTCGGCTGGCAGCCCGGCGACCCCCTCACCCACTTCGCGGACATCCGTGGCGCGGCCCGTCGAGGACAGGACGTCCTGGAGGAGGCGCTGCGGGAGACCGACCGTGCGCCGAGGGCCGCGGTCGTCGCCTCGCTCTTGGAGAACAGCCGGATCGTCTCGATCAAGTACGCCTGGCTGCGGGTGGGCATCGCCGGGTTCACGGTCGCCCTGGTCCTGCTGCCCGGCGCGCTGCTCGCCGGCTGA
- a CDS encoding rhodanese-like domain-containing protein, producing the protein MAQRISRDELKKKIDENLVTVLEALPAQYYNDKHLPGALNLPHDQVDELAPSLLPDKDAEIAVYCANSPCPNSGIAADRLVELGYTNVYEYYEGKDDWVEAGLPTESVA; encoded by the coding sequence ATGGCTCAGCGGATCTCGCGTGACGAGCTCAAGAAGAAGATCGACGAGAACCTGGTGACGGTGCTCGAGGCGCTGCCGGCGCAGTACTACAACGACAAGCATCTGCCCGGAGCGCTCAACCTGCCGCACGACCAGGTGGACGAGCTCGCCCCGTCGCTGCTGCCGGACAAGGACGCCGAGATCGCCGTCTACTGCGCCAACAGCCCCTGCCCCAACTCGGGCATCGCGGCCGACCGTCTGGTCGAGCTGGGCTACACCAACGTGTACGAGTACTACGAGGGCAAGGACGACTGGGTCGAGGCGGGTCTGCCGACCGAGTCCGTCGCCTGA
- a CDS encoding amidohydrolase, which translates to MDTYADLVFVGGRVVTVDAEFSVASALAVTGGIISAVGGRDDMAPFIGPATRVVDLRGATLLPGINDSHLHGCAFGMASPPLSLDVAHPAVSSLVDVAEVVREAVGRVPDGQWITGHGWDTGYLDECVTDPSRQPSLHDLDAVSPDHPVVLYSFSGHATWVNSKALDLIGIDRDTVAPPGGAIVVDEAGEPTGLLHEGAQALVQNALPPLSRQERTDAIRSTLATLARLGVTSYTEPGLGPGGDGIMRGALGGETLDVYRRLLADGELTARVGVLLLPTGMASTAEEFARGLDALGGPGGLAGPEASGEADPRRLTIHGVKIFGDGIVPNRTAWMHEPYVGGGCGSLCVGGETDAERIAEIGAMIRYAHAAGHQLGVHVTGDRAGDTVVEAFAAAVAEHPRPDARHYAIHGDFLTAHSMKVLAAHGFGVNMNPTIKWTVADMEEEFVGTGRAAYAWPYRDALDAGVRVASGSDAPVTHPDWRQGVATMMLRESKATGRVSGPEQRIGLAEAIRTYTIDAAWQDFADDWKGSLEPGKAADLCVLDGDLLTADPHDIPGMPVVLTVVDGRVVHDTLRD; encoded by the coding sequence GTGGACACGTACGCGGATCTGGTGTTTGTCGGTGGACGGGTGGTCACGGTCGACGCGGAGTTCTCCGTCGCCTCGGCCCTGGCGGTGACCGGCGGGATCATCAGCGCCGTCGGCGGACGGGACGACATGGCGCCGTTCATCGGGCCCGCCACCCGCGTCGTCGACCTGCGGGGGGCGACGCTCCTTCCCGGGATCAACGACTCCCACCTGCACGGATGCGCCTTCGGCATGGCGAGCCCGCCGCTCTCCCTCGACGTCGCCCACCCCGCCGTGTCCTCCCTCGTGGATGTGGCCGAGGTCGTCCGCGAGGCCGTCGGACGGGTCCCGGACGGGCAGTGGATCACCGGGCACGGCTGGGACACCGGCTATCTCGACGAGTGCGTCACCGACCCCTCGCGGCAGCCCTCGCTCCACGACCTCGACGCCGTCAGCCCGGACCACCCCGTCGTCCTGTACTCCTTCTCCGGGCACGCCACCTGGGTCAACTCCAAGGCGCTGGACCTCATCGGGATCGACCGGGACACCGTCGCACCGCCCGGCGGGGCCATCGTCGTGGACGAGGCGGGGGAGCCGACCGGGCTGCTCCACGAGGGCGCCCAGGCCCTCGTCCAGAACGCGCTGCCGCCGCTCAGCCGCCAGGAGCGGACCGACGCGATCAGGTCGACCCTCGCCACGCTCGCCCGGCTCGGCGTGACCAGCTACACCGAGCCCGGGCTCGGCCCCGGCGGCGACGGCATCATGCGGGGCGCACTCGGCGGGGAGACCCTCGACGTCTACCGCCGACTGCTCGCAGACGGCGAACTGACCGCCCGCGTCGGCGTCCTGCTCCTGCCCACCGGCATGGCGAGCACGGCGGAGGAGTTCGCGCGAGGCCTCGACGCCCTCGGCGGTCCCGGCGGCCTCGCGGGCCCCGAAGCCTCCGGCGAGGCCGATCCGCGCCGCCTCACGATCCACGGCGTCAAGATCTTCGGCGACGGCATCGTCCCCAACAGGACGGCCTGGATGCACGAGCCGTACGTCGGCGGCGGCTGCGGCTCCCTCTGCGTCGGCGGCGAGACCGACGCCGAGCGGATCGCCGAGATCGGCGCCATGATCCGGTACGCCCACGCCGCCGGACACCAGCTCGGCGTCCACGTCACCGGCGACCGGGCCGGCGACACCGTCGTGGAGGCCTTCGCCGCGGCCGTGGCCGAGCACCCGAGGCCCGATGCCCGCCACTACGCCATCCACGGCGACTTCCTCACCGCCCACAGCATGAAGGTGCTCGCCGCGCACGGCTTCGGCGTCAACATGAACCCCACCATCAAGTGGACCGTCGCCGACATGGAGGAGGAGTTCGTCGGCACCGGACGCGCCGCCTACGCGTGGCCCTACCGAGACGCCCTCGACGCCGGCGTGCGCGTCGCGAGCGGCTCCGACGCCCCCGTCACCCACCCGGACTGGCGCCAGGGCGTCGCCACCATGATGCTGCGCGAGTCGAAGGCCACCGGCCGGGTCAGCGGCCCCGAGCAGCGCATCGGACTGGCCGAGGCGATCCGTACGTACACGATCGACGCCGCCTGGCAGGACTTCGCCGACGACTGGAAGGGCTCCCTGGAGCCGGGCAAGGCCGCCGACCTCTGCGTGCTCGACGGGGACCTGCTCACCGCCGACCCGCACGACATCCCCGGGATGCCCGTCGTCCTCACCGTCGTCGACGGACGTGTCGTGCACGACACCCTGCGCGATTGA
- a CDS encoding helix-turn-helix transcriptional regulator, translated as MAAERTTADILDAAVHVREAARSATSGATGVDTVLAALSEVMEYDHASLARWDPLRRRHTTLAGSYPDDATVYIETRLHRDPVFPVLRGPDRGGLWLRDVPRQLLDVSPGFQEVLSPLGIEDGVAQCLFAADGRYVGMLNVSTRGPRRTPDPARAVVTLLTEALAAAVDARDRPRSGGLSPRELQVLAELTAGRTNREIAERLFITPRTVGTHIEHILAKLDLPNRAAAAARAAAWGIEPST; from the coding sequence ATGGCAGCGGAACGGACCACGGCGGACATCCTGGACGCGGCCGTCCACGTCCGTGAGGCCGCGAGGAGCGCCACCAGCGGCGCGACCGGCGTCGACACGGTCCTGGCGGCCCTGTCCGAGGTGATGGAGTACGACCACGCCTCCCTGGCCCGGTGGGACCCCCTGCGCCGGCGCCACACCACCCTGGCCGGGAGCTACCCGGACGACGCCACGGTCTACATCGAGACCCGCCTCCACCGCGACCCGGTGTTCCCCGTGCTCCGCGGCCCGGACCGGGGCGGGCTCTGGCTCAGGGACGTGCCCCGGCAGCTCCTCGACGTGTCGCCGGGCTTCCAGGAGGTGCTGAGCCCCCTGGGGATCGAGGACGGCGTGGCCCAGTGCCTCTTCGCCGCCGACGGCCGGTACGTCGGCATGCTCAACGTCAGCACCCGTGGACCACGGCGCACGCCCGATCCGGCGCGCGCCGTGGTCACCCTGCTCACCGAGGCCCTCGCCGCCGCCGTCGACGCCCGCGACCGCCCGCGGTCGGGCGGGCTCTCCCCCCGGGAGCTCCAGGTGCTCGCCGAGCTGACCGCGGGCCGCACCAACCGGGAGATCGCCGAACGCCTGTTCATCACCCCGCGCACCGTGGGCACCCACATCGAGCACATCCTCGCCAAACTGGATCTCCCCAACCGCGCGGCCGCCGCGGCCCGGGCCGCCGCCTGGGGAATCGAACCCTCGACCTGA
- a CDS encoding PE-PGRS family protein — MMSQPPQWQQDANRHTALVDPVVTIQELSRFKPLRATRIDHALVFTTAQGSRDTYLPPSRPSRTELATKRWTSVYEVDMGRHEAATLLAVPSRRDAFLFEVTLSCTWQVVDPAAFVASGERNVPAMVQRLVEDAVRPVLRGFDMEESAAAESHARKAVEAAGPLGVRAGLDVRCGLQIRRDEAALEQERQMREIAFAREKLEPQHALLMREDELAAERALVQGRQQHRIDFQQQELDHERNLARGRQELELQEIEAKKIEYYAYYLERGGPAAMAFQLARHPEDARLVMENLRQDQLLAMKNQLTVAIQALGGGPGGLEEHQMDEPRRLAANVIKEVLGAKLTPGPAQSQPAVDAAAVEGAGAPAAAPVEDRVPGAPETASAPPPPEDGPVFGYRTPPQPPR; from the coding sequence ATGATGAGCCAGCCGCCCCAGTGGCAGCAGGACGCGAACCGCCACACCGCACTCGTCGACCCGGTGGTCACGATCCAGGAGCTGTCCCGCTTCAAGCCGCTGCGCGCCACGCGCATCGACCACGCCCTCGTGTTCACGACGGCCCAGGGAAGCCGCGACACCTATCTGCCGCCGAGCCGGCCGAGCCGTACGGAACTCGCCACCAAGCGCTGGACCAGCGTGTACGAGGTGGACATGGGCCGGCACGAGGCCGCCACCCTCCTCGCCGTCCCCAGCCGGCGCGACGCCTTCCTGTTCGAGGTGACCCTGAGCTGCACCTGGCAGGTCGTCGACCCGGCCGCCTTCGTGGCGAGCGGCGAGCGGAACGTCCCGGCCATGGTGCAGCGCCTCGTCGAGGACGCCGTCCGGCCCGTGCTCCGGGGCTTCGACATGGAGGAGAGCGCGGCGGCCGAGTCCCACGCCCGCAAGGCCGTCGAGGCCGCCGGGCCGCTGGGCGTACGAGCCGGACTCGACGTCCGCTGCGGCCTCCAGATCCGCCGGGACGAGGCGGCCCTCGAACAGGAACGCCAGATGCGCGAGATCGCGTTCGCGCGCGAGAAACTCGAACCGCAGCACGCCCTGCTCATGCGGGAGGACGAACTGGCCGCGGAGCGCGCGCTCGTCCAGGGCCGGCAGCAGCACCGCATCGACTTCCAGCAGCAGGAGCTCGACCACGAGCGCAACCTCGCCCGCGGGCGGCAGGAGCTGGAGCTCCAGGAGATCGAGGCCAAGAAGATCGAGTACTACGCCTACTACCTGGAGCGCGGCGGCCCGGCCGCGATGGCCTTCCAGCTGGCCCGGCACCCCGAGGACGCCCGGCTCGTGATGGAGAACCTGCGCCAGGACCAGTTGCTGGCGATGAAGAACCAGCTGACGGTCGCCATCCAGGCGCTCGGCGGCGGCCCGGGCGGGCTGGAGGAACACCAGATGGACGAGCCCCGCCGACTCGCGGCGAACGTCATCAAGGAGGTCCTGGGGGCGAAGCTGACCCCGGGCCCCGCACAGTCGCAGCCCGCGGTCGACGCGGCAGCGGTCGAGGGGGCCGGGGCCCCGGCCGCCGCCCCCGTCGAGGACCGGGTACCCGGGGCGCCCGAGACCGCGTCGGCCCCGCCCCCGCCGGAGGACGGGCCGGTCTTCGGCTACCGCACGCCTCCGCAGCCGCCCCGATGA
- a CDS encoding MarR family winged helix-turn-helix transcriptional regulator — translation MVMREGEYRVEAWRALLLAHNAAVRAIESDVQRNGRIPLTWYDVLLELRGAGEQGLRMQEVAERVVLSRTRVSRLVDEMARSGLVTKEPDATDKRVTWAVITDEGRSALRATAPAYMRGIREHFGRYLTDEEAAVITTALLRVAHSGDDIQLG, via the coding sequence ATGGTCATGAGAGAAGGTGAGTACCGGGTCGAAGCGTGGCGAGCCCTGCTGCTGGCCCACAACGCCGCCGTGCGCGCCATCGAGAGCGATGTGCAGCGCAACGGCCGGATTCCGCTCACTTGGTACGACGTGCTCCTGGAGCTCCGCGGCGCCGGCGAGCAAGGCCTGCGCATGCAGGAGGTCGCCGAGCGCGTGGTGCTCAGCAGGACGCGGGTGAGCCGGCTCGTCGACGAGATGGCCCGCTCCGGCCTCGTGACCAAGGAGCCCGACGCCACGGACAAGCGCGTGACCTGGGCGGTCATCACCGACGAGGGCCGCTCCGCCCTGCGCGCGACCGCACCGGCCTATATGCGCGGCATCCGGGAGCACTTCGGCCGGTACCTCACGGACGAGGAGGCCGCCGTGATCACGACGGCGCTCCTGCGCGTGGCGCACTCGGGCGACGACATCCAGCTGGGCTGA
- a CDS encoding Re/Si-specific NAD(P)(+) transhydrogenase subunit alpha, whose product MIVGVLKEARAGENRVSATPATIEQIRKLGYDVVVDPGAGVAAGFTDSAYEAAGATIGDAAAEDVVLGVNAPAPAQLDRVRPEATVIALFAPAFDPAMVEELGRRPFTVLSMDAVPRISRAQSMDVLSSMANIAGYRAVVEAAHEFGRFFTGQVTAAGKVPPARVLVAGAGVAGLAAIGAAGSLGAIVRATDPRPEVADQVRSLGGEYLSIESAEVEVSKTGYAKEMGDDYKAREVELYAAQCREVDIVITTALIPGRPAPTLVTAEMVASMKPGSVIVDMAAANGGNVVGTVKGEKTVTENGVTIIGYTDLAGRLPAQASQMYGTNLVNLLKLMTPDKDARLVLDWDDPVQRSITVVRKGESAWPPPPVQVSAAPATVPATAVREPAPKKPPMTAKQKFGGVAVAALALFLAAGFAPAALLPHVTVFVLAIVIGYYVIGYVHHALHTPLMSVTNAISGIIVVGALLQIGHGSAAVTVLSAVAILLASINVFGGFAVTRRMLAMFNRS is encoded by the coding sequence GTGATTGTCGGAGTCCTCAAGGAAGCGCGGGCAGGTGAGAATCGGGTGTCGGCGACGCCGGCCACGATCGAACAGATCCGCAAACTGGGGTACGACGTGGTCGTCGACCCGGGCGCGGGCGTCGCGGCCGGCTTCACCGACAGCGCCTACGAGGCCGCCGGTGCGACCATCGGCGACGCGGCGGCCGAGGACGTGGTGCTGGGGGTCAACGCCCCGGCCCCGGCCCAGCTCGACCGGGTGCGGCCGGAGGCGACGGTGATCGCCCTCTTCGCGCCGGCCTTCGACCCCGCGATGGTCGAGGAGCTGGGCCGGCGGCCCTTCACCGTGCTGTCGATGGACGCCGTGCCCCGTATCAGCCGGGCGCAGTCGATGGACGTCCTGTCGTCCATGGCGAACATCGCCGGATACCGGGCCGTCGTCGAGGCGGCGCACGAGTTCGGGCGGTTCTTCACCGGCCAGGTGACGGCGGCGGGCAAGGTGCCCCCGGCGAGGGTGCTCGTCGCGGGCGCCGGCGTCGCCGGTCTCGCGGCGATCGGCGCGGCGGGCTCGCTCGGCGCCATCGTGCGGGCGACCGACCCGCGGCCCGAGGTCGCCGACCAGGTCCGCTCGCTGGGCGGTGAGTACCTGTCGATCGAGTCCGCCGAGGTCGAGGTATCGAAGACCGGCTACGCCAAGGAGATGGGCGACGACTACAAGGCGCGCGAGGTGGAGCTGTACGCCGCGCAGTGCCGCGAGGTCGACATCGTCATCACCACCGCCCTGATCCCGGGCCGCCCCGCGCCGACGCTGGTCACCGCGGAGATGGTGGCGAGCATGAAACCGGGCTCGGTGATCGTCGACATGGCGGCCGCGAACGGCGGCAACGTCGTGGGCACGGTGAAGGGCGAGAAGACCGTCACGGAGAACGGCGTGACGATCATCGGCTACACCGACCTCGCGGGCCGGCTGCCCGCGCAGGCCTCGCAGATGTACGGCACGAACCTGGTCAACCTGCTGAAGCTGATGACACCGGACAAGGACGCCCGCCTCGTCCTCGACTGGGACGACCCGGTGCAGCGCTCGATCACCGTCGTGCGCAAGGGCGAGTCGGCCTGGCCGCCCCCGCCGGTCCAGGTCTCGGCCGCCCCGGCCACCGTACCCGCGACGGCCGTGCGCGAGCCGGCGCCGAAGAAGCCGCCCATGACGGCGAAGCAGAAGTTCGGCGGCGTGGCCGTCGCCGCCCTGGCGCTGTTCCTCGCCGCAGGGTTCGCGCCGGCGGCGCTGCTGCCGCATGTGACGGTCTTCGTCCTCGCGATCGTCATCGGCTACTACGTGATCGGCTATGTGCACCACGCGCTGCACACACCGCTGATGTCGGTGACGAACGCGATCTCCGGGATCATCGTCGTCGGCGCGCTGCTCCAGATCGGGCACGGAAGCGCGGCGGTCACGGTCCTGTCGGCCGTGGCGATCCTGCTGGCCAGTATCAATGTCTTCGGCGGCTTCGCGGTGACGCGTCGCATGCTCGCGATGTTCAACCGGAGCTGA
- a CDS encoding M48 family metalloprotease, translating to MPSYPADVRTALRDEAPSPHGVEGLSPAVPAPRSGGDLAPAAASHDDLALDQGRRMVKSVQRGIDGAALSHLLVTLPIGVISLGVVVFLSALVNPVLAVVVPVVWLLSGPLVFHRKVESAIARRLFGMRRPTPEEEQRLDLVWEQVTRRAGVDRETYELWIQERTELNATAAAGHIVAVTRHAMDRLPNSRLGAVLAHELGHHVGGHTWAAMLADWYALPARAAGRAIVVLLFVLFRTKHWAGIACGGCLTLMIVQFLFVFTFVQGYWWFVLPVAAGPLLVAWLHRRAEFKADAYAVGLGFGQALETVLVEEAQAAVQGLTAQVPPSMPAAVPTALPPGAPFPQQHPGQQYPGQQYPGSYLPQQPYPGQPHPVPPGPGAEKAARGGRIAARAAHTNTEARLRNVRLVMSQQGRRSAP from the coding sequence GTGCCCTCGTACCCCGCGGACGTACGGACCGCCTTACGGGACGAGGCGCCGTCGCCGCACGGTGTCGAGGGCTTGTCGCCCGCGGTGCCCGCGCCCCGGTCAGGGGGAGACCTGGCGCCGGCCGCCGCCTCCCATGACGACCTGGCCCTGGACCAAGGTCGCCGGATGGTGAAGTCCGTACAGCGGGGGATCGACGGAGCCGCGTTGTCCCACCTTCTGGTGACGCTGCCCATCGGGGTCATCAGTCTGGGCGTCGTCGTCTTCCTGTCCGCCCTGGTCAACCCCGTCCTCGCGGTGGTCGTGCCGGTGGTCTGGCTGCTCTCCGGGCCGCTGGTCTTCCACCGCAAGGTCGAATCGGCCATCGCCCGGCGCCTGTTCGGCATGCGCAGGCCCACCCCCGAGGAGGAGCAGCGGCTGGACCTGGTGTGGGAGCAGGTGACGCGGCGCGCGGGCGTGGACCGGGAGACGTACGAGCTCTGGATCCAGGAGCGCACCGAGCTGAACGCGACGGCCGCCGCCGGGCACATCGTCGCCGTCACCCGGCACGCGATGGACCGGCTGCCCAACTCCCGTCTCGGTGCCGTGCTCGCGCACGAGCTCGGCCACCACGTGGGCGGTCACACCTGGGCGGCGATGCTGGCCGACTGGTACGCCCTGCCGGCTCGGGCGGCCGGACGGGCCATTGTCGTTCTTCTCTTCGTCCTCTTCCGGACGAAGCACTGGGCCGGCATCGCCTGCGGGGGCTGCCTCACCCTGATGATCGTCCAGTTCCTCTTCGTCTTCACGTTCGTGCAGGGGTACTGGTGGTTCGTCCTTCCGGTGGCGGCCGGTCCGCTGCTCGTCGCCTGGCTCCACCGCCGGGCCGAGTTCAAGGCCGACGCGTACGCCGTGGGGCTCGGATTCGGCCAGGCGCTGGAGACGGTCCTCGTGGAGGAGGCCCAGGCGGCGGTGCAGGGCCTTACGGCGCAGGTGCCCCCGTCGATGCCCGCGGCCGTGCCGACGGCTCTGCCTCCGGGGGCGCCGTTCCCCCAGCAGCACCCGGGACAGCAGTACCCCGGGCAGCAGTACCCCGGGTCGTACCTCCCGCAGCAGCCGTATCCCGGTCAGCCCCATCCCGTACCGCCGGGCCCCGGGGCCGAGAAGGCCGCGAGGGGCGGGCGCATCGCGGCCAGGGCCGCGCACACGAACACCGAGGCGCGCCTGCGGAACGTGCGGCTCGTCATGTCGCAGCAGGGCCGGCGCTCGGCCCCGTAG
- the pntB gene encoding Re/Si-specific NAD(P)(+) transhydrogenase subunit beta, which yields MSATIAAQAAYLVAALLFILALAGLSKHETARLGNAFGMLGMGVALVATVVLAVDGDVSTAGLALMGVAMLIGALIGLQRARGVEMTGMPELIALLHSFVGLAAVLVSWNGFLEVENHPDGHEARALDALGTLGIHHAEVFIGLFIGAVTFTGSIVAYLKLAAKISSKPLMLPGKNVLNLGALGLFVALTVWFVITPELWLLITVTVVALALGWHLVASIGGGDMPVVVSMLNSYSGWAAAASGFLLGNDLLIITGALVGSSGAYLSYIMCKAMNRSFLSVIAGGFGIEAPSGSDVDYGEHTEITAETAAELLGSARTVVITPGYGMAVAQAQYPVAELTSKLRAKGVDVRFGIHPVAGRLPGHMNVLLAEAKVPYDIVLEMDEINDDFAETDVVLVIGANDTVNPAGAEDPSSPLAGMPVLTVWEAGKVIVFKRSMASGYAGVQNPLFFKENTSMLFGDAKARVEDIVGAL from the coding sequence ATGTCTGCGACCATCGCCGCTCAGGCGGCCTACCTTGTCGCCGCGCTGCTGTTCATCCTGGCGCTGGCGGGACTCTCCAAGCACGAGACGGCACGCCTCGGCAACGCCTTCGGCATGCTCGGCATGGGCGTCGCGCTCGTCGCGACGGTCGTGCTCGCGGTCGACGGCGACGTCAGCACCGCCGGCCTCGCCCTGATGGGCGTCGCGATGCTGATCGGCGCGCTGATCGGCCTCCAGCGGGCCCGCGGCGTCGAGATGACCGGCATGCCCGAACTGATCGCGCTGCTGCACTCCTTCGTCGGTCTCGCGGCCGTCCTGGTCAGCTGGAACGGCTTCCTGGAGGTCGAGAACCACCCGGACGGCCACGAGGCCCGGGCCCTGGACGCGCTCGGCACCCTGGGCATCCACCACGCCGAGGTGTTCATCGGACTGTTCATCGGCGCCGTGACCTTCACCGGTTCCATCGTGGCGTACCTGAAGCTCGCCGCGAAGATCAGCTCCAAGCCGCTGATGCTGCCGGGCAAGAACGTCCTGAACCTCGGTGCGCTGGGCCTGTTCGTCGCCCTGACGGTGTGGTTCGTGATCACGCCGGAGCTGTGGCTGCTGATCACCGTGACCGTCGTGGCGCTGGCGCTCGGCTGGCACCTCGTGGCCTCGATCGGCGGCGGCGACATGCCGGTCGTCGTCTCCATGCTCAACAGCTACTCCGGCTGGGCCGCGGCCGCCTCGGGCTTCCTCCTCGGCAACGACCTGCTGATCATCACCGGCGCGCTGGTCGGCTCCTCCGGTGCCTACCTGAGCTACATCATGTGCAAGGCGATGAACCGCTCCTTCCTCTCCGTCATCGCCGGCGGCTTCGGTATCGAGGCGCCGTCGGGCTCGGACGTCGACTACGGCGAGCACACGGAGATCACCGCCGAGACCGCCGCCGAGCTGCTCGGGTCCGCCCGCACCGTGGTCATCACGCCCGGGTACGGCATGGCCGTCGCCCAGGCGCAGTACCCGGTCGCCGAACTCACCTCGAAGCTGCGCGCGAAGGGCGTCGACGTACGTTTCGGCATCCACCCGGTCGCCGGCCGCCTGCCCGGCCACATGAACGTCCTCCTCGCCGAGGCCAAGGTGCCGTACGACATCGTCCTGGAGATGGACGAGATCAACGACGACTTCGCCGAGACAGACGTCGTCCTCGTGATCGGAGCCAACGACACGGTCAACCCGGCCGGGGCGGAGGACCCGTCCAGCCCGCTCGCCGGCATGCCGGTGCTCACGGTCTGGGAGGCCGGCAAGGTCATCGTCTTCAAGCGGTCGATGGCCTCGGGTTACGCGGGCGTCCAGAACCCGCTGTTCTTCAAGGAGAACACCTCGATGCTCTTCGGCGACGCGAAGGCCCGCGTCGAGGACATCGTCGGAGCACTCTGA